cataTAGTCGTGCAAGCTGATCCATTGTAAATGTCATCCAAACAAGTACGAAGTGAGCTAATTTGGTAAGTCGATCCACGATCACCCAAATAGCCTCATGTCCTGCTATTGATTTTGGAAATCCTACAACAAAGTCCATCGtcacatgttcccatttccactctggaaccTCCAACGATTGCAGTAACCTTACTGGTCATTGGTGCTCAGCTTTCACCTGCTAACATATCAAAcatttttcaacaaatttaGCTATGTCTTCCTTCATATTTCTCCACCAAAACACTACCTTTAGGTCACAATACATCTTTGTACTTCCAGGATCTATAGAATAAGGAGTGGAGTGGGCTTCTTCCAAAATTTCTTGCCTTAGTTCCTCAAAGTTTGGCACACATAGTCACCCTTGGAAATAGAGCGTGTCATCACTAGCTATTGTGAAGTCCTTCCGCTTCTCAGTATTAGCCTTAGTCTTGATGTACTCAAAGAATTGGTCTCCCTTTTGATAGCTCTTAATCTGATCACGAAGGGTCGATCGGACAGAGAGTGCTTCCATACAAGCATTAGAATTAGATGGCGTAGCAACAATCTCGAGGCTTAACCTCTCGAACTCCTTCCACAAAGGCTTTTGTGCTATCAAAGCTACTACTTggcccattttctttctactcaaggcaTTCGCCACCACGTTTGCTCTGCCAGGGTGGTAGTGGATTTCATAATCATAATCCTTTACCAATTCCAACCATCTcctttgcctcatattcaactctTTTTGTGTGAAGATGTACATAAGACTCTTATGATTAGTATAGATATCGCATTTACCTCCGTACAGATAGCGTCTCCAGATCTTCAAAGCATGCACTACTGCTGCAAGTTCTAGGTCATGTGTAGGGTAGTTTTGCTCATAAGGATTCAACTGCCTTGATGCATAAGACTACCTTACCTTTCtgcatcaatacgcatccaattccttgtttggatgcatcactataaataacaaaatcttTCGACCCTTCAGGAATAGTTAATACTGGCGTGTTGACCAgcctcttctttaattcttcaaaactaGTTTCACGCTTCTCTGTCCATTCAAACTTAGTTCTTTTTCGAGTCAGCTGCATCAAAGTCCCTGCCAATTTGGAGAATCCTTTAATGAACCTCTTGTACTATCCAGCTAAACCCAAAAAGCTACAAACCTCAGTTACATTGGTTGGTCTTGACCAATTCAACACTGCTTCTACCTTGCTGGGGTCCACTTCTATTCCTTGAGTTGTGACGACATGCCCAAGGAATACCACCCTCTCCAACCAAAACTCGCACTTCTTGAACTTCGCAAAtagcttcttttccttcaaaatcccTAAAACAATCCTCAAATGCTTTCCATGCTCTTCTTCACTTTGAGAGTACACCAAGATATCATCGATAAAGACaatgataaatttatccaaGTAGTCATAGAAAACTCGATTCATTAGGTCCATAAAAAGTCCAGGTGCATTAGTTAAACCAAAAGGCAtgactaaaaactcataatgaCCATACCGAGTTTTGAAAGATGTCTTTGAGATGTCACTAGATTTGATCCTCAACTGATGATATCCTGACCTTAGatcaatctttgagaatacTCATGCTCCCCATAACTGATCAAACAAGTCCGCAATTCTGGgaagaggatacttgttcttaatagtgattttatttaattctcggtaatcaatgcacatcctcattaatccatttttcttcttgaCAAACAATACTGGTGCTCCCCAAGGGGATACACTAGGTCGAATAAATCCTTTCCCCAACAGTTCCTCTAACTAAATTTTCAACTCATGTAACTCCTTTGGCGCCATCCTATAAGGAGCTTTTGAAATAGGTGCGGAACCAGGCACTAGATCAATAATGAACTCTACTTCTCGTTCTGGTGGTATTTCAGTCAGGTCATTAAGGAAGACCTATGGAAAGTCCTTTACTACATTAACGTCGTTCACTGTtaattcttttcctcccttaGGCACCACTGACATTAAGAATCCAAAACATCCTTCTGATTGCAATAGTTTCTTAGCTTTTAATGCTGAAATGACACGGGGAAGGTGTTTTGTCTCAGTCACTGAAAGGCAAAGTTCTATCCCTTCAGGATACTTTCAAACTATTTCCTTTTCGAAGCATAAAATGGTCGCATGGTGCTTGGAAAGCCAGTCCATTCCCAAAATCATGTCGAATACATATAAGGTCGTTTCTAAAAACTTTCCCTCGACCTCCACCTTAGTTGTTCTTACTACATGATTCGTGCTTATTATACCTCCTGAGGGTATCGCTACTCCTAAGGGAGTGCTTACATGTTCCACATATGCATTTAGTTTGCTTGCAAACTCAGGggatataaaagaatgggtGGAACCAGAATCAAACAAAGTATAAGCAGGTATTCTAGACATGAGGATGTTACCTGCCAACACGTTGTGGTCTTAATCCTTCTCCTGTCCTATGTCGCATCCTGGCTTCTGTTGATATGGTTGTTGCTGCTGTTTCTTTAGCTGACCCTTGGGACAGAATCTGGCCACATGACCCATTTCACCACAATTGTAACATGCACCGGTTCCCATGAGACACAGTCCAGTATGACGCTTTTCACACTTGCCACACACTGGGTTTATTTGATGATTTCCCGATGTTGAACCTcctcctttattcttcttcaaaTATTCCTACTTCCCTTTACCTTTATCCTCCCACTTACGCTTTTCTGGTGGTCCAGACTGCGATAGCTTGCTATTACTGCTGACGTTTTCTCTAAAGTTCACCAGTTGGGCCTTAGCTAGCAACTCATGATACGTGCCTAACTCAAAAGTTACTACTACCTACCGTAAATCATCTCTCAACCCTTGTTCAAAGCGCTTTGCCTGCTTTTGTTTTATATCATCCTCTAAGGCTGGGGCAAAACGTGATAGCTCATCAAACTTCCTTTTGTATTCAATCAAGGTCATGCTACCTTGTTTCAACATGAGGAACTCTGCTTCCTTTTGGTTACGAATGTTGGCGGGGTAATACTTCTTAAGAAAAAGTTCCTTAAATTGATCCTAGGTCCACACGTCCCTGGGGTCGGGATCTGGCAGTAGAATCCCACCAATGCCTTGCTCCATGTTGTAACATATATGTAGCACATGTTACCTTCCTAGGGTCTGGACAATCTATGAGGTTAAAGATCCGTTCAATTGCTGCTATCCAATCTTCAGCTACTAGAGGGTTTAAGCCACCCTCAAAAGTTGGAGATTGAAGCTTCCAAAATTGCTCAACTAGGGTAGCATTGTTTCCTGAGTTTCCTTGGGGAGGTGCAACTGGTGGTGTGGCAGGTGGTGTCATGTTGCGAATGGCATCAATGAACTGCATGAATTGCTCATTGAGATTGTTGGTTTCATTAGCCCCATTTTGCGGTTGCCTGCCCCTATTATTGGCACTTCTAGCACGGGTTTCCATAACCTtatgtgaaaaagaataattaattcctGAATGTAGGGTCCATAAGGATAAAGAGTACTATTATGGAACTACGTGTTAACTATGATTTGTTGGTCCATCGTTTCGTCTACCAATATGTATAACACTCAACTATAGAGCTTCCAGGTAAGGAGAGGGGTCACGTGGATCACTTAAGTCCCAAGTTGGCCTTAGACAGTTTAGGTCTTTGTGACAAAGCCCTTAGCGTGATCGCACATATCGATAAACTCAACAATAGATTCGTGTTTAATTACAATTCATTATGCAAGCTCTTCTTGATGGACTTGATTCCTAATTACTTTCGTTCTAATAAGCCCTTCCTAAATAAGTATTTTTGCTATAATCATGAACTCTTGTGTCTGAAGCAATATCACTAGCGAAAAATTCATACTAATTAACGaaaaataagaatcatatctctcacataATTATTCCAACGTGAGCTTCATACgtgtgcatacatataacaacatatgctcATAAATATAGCTTGAGAGAATAACTGCATAGTTAAGGGGGACGTGGCTTGCATGAGAATAACTATGAGGTATAAGCATGGTATCCATAAGAAATAAGCATAGCAACTGACCCGGAGATTGGAAGCTTGGATGGGATGTGGTGGATTTCAACTTGCCATGAAAGATTTACCTTACAAATCTTTCTAAAAGACTCagaattttttctttaaaaacaatttgagtCTACAAGAAAGTAAAACTCTACTCTGATACCACcatgtgacacccgtaacttacttacatgcttaacaataataatgatatttgaaTGAACTTTAAGGTTTAACGCAGAAAACTAGCAAAACCAGACTTTTAtgaacttaagtaaagttttgaacataataaaattcaaagcatgttttgtgtaaatataaagtttgacatggaTATCATGGTTttaatagaagaaagaaagacttcGTGAAGATGCTTTATAGCAAtcgcatatataaaaatattcgaaGCTTAAAACCAAACTCTTActtcctttaaattaaataaaaatccaagacatgctttatggaatacatataggaaaaaaatcaaaattcaaccCCGAAaaactttgtttcaaaaggaaactaaaacttaaattcttgaaaattctttttcaacGAGCCATCACGCTCCACATCCACGTCCccatctcctcattcatgatcaccTGGGGGGGTAGaacataaggggtgagattacacaaatctcagtaagtacaagagaacttTCAAAagtatttaaacatgacatgaacttgcaacatgaacatataacataagtGGACACCataggttctaccaacttgcaggggtaagaacctccATGCGTAGCGCTACTAAACCCTGGTCCCATAACTTGCTTGAGAATatgaaacttgcttgaaacattacatgagggaccacataaacatgattcatgagcGTGCTTAAACATCGTagatagttcatagtgtacttacctcaacttggttggaaaGGACCCAAATTTTCTGGCGAGACTATTTTGCTCCTGTTTCTACACCAAATTTGCTacttttttttgcaaaattttcccCTTACTCTCTATCTCAAAATCCTCTTTTCTGATTCTCTCAACCTTTCAAAAATTCTACCTAAAACTTGTGAACTAACttaaggcctatttataggcattttcggCCAATCATGTTTTGCCACACGTCCCATCATCATAGGGCCTcattattaccttccatgtgtggaaaataaatgcttgccacatgtccttgaggataaggttcggagacttttgcaaacttggaggctaagtaagcttttcttaGCCAATCACATGATTCCATctcagggggtcattatgagccatcatgtgatcttatcttatcttctaaatgaccaatggaagcttgccatgtgtccttgatattttgagcctcacatgcttaattagatttgcaacacttccatcattacatctcacatggtttaattcatttttctacatttcccatcattactcccacatggttaattgattttctacatttcccatcattacacctttaactagttagctatattcAGTTACCTTAACTACttagtttgaaatattttgatgagatattttaaggtttcaagaactacaccttggctTGAACAtttcggataatttgcacttaggcccttgtaAATTGGTCATCGGGacattttttaattgtattttagccCCTAAAGaaggataaattacgctaataccccaagattttagataaattatacttttacccgaacttcaatatttactaTTTTACCCCTGGCTTAGAAACTAAATTTTTGTCTCAAGActtccacaatcccttaaaatgtcctatttcttcaagtatccgaatctaaaaatctcgagtattacatcatatttcagtctaaaaatctcgggtgttacaatatGACCATATATGCGTGCATACCATTAAAAACAGATTTTAACACAATAATCGTGAACTTTACATTCATGCGTAATTTCATGGATATAATGCAATTTATGTCAAATAAATAGTCTCGAGCATAATACAATGTAAATTGCAAAGTGCTAGTTTAATTTGAATGAAAGTGAAGGTCACATGCATGATAAACAAAAAATAGTTGGTTTATATGCAATAACTTGAAACTTTATGGGAAGAAGTGTCACCTcaaaaacttgaaaactttaaaaaatGGCTCTGATTTCTCTTATCTGCTCCTATAAGCCTCTTTATTACTAACCACATTGTTGCCATAGTCGGAGGCAAGTATTAGCAACCTTTAGGTTGTTACGAATCATTATTGCAGATAGAAAAAGCCAAAAACCACTTCACACACCGTTGTCGCTTCGTCTTCTTCAACGAGCAATTCATCAGCTTAGTTATTcaatgattgaaaaatattggttttctctaattttttcatctctttctTACCCTTTTTTGGTCTTGCCTCACAACTGAAGAAGATATGGGCTTTTAGGCTAATTTTTGGCAATCGAATGCAATAGTCACCTTCACCACCACCAATCCCCGCTTTATACCCCACTATCACCAcctaccatttttttttttattacaattgtGCTATCCTTTGACATCTATCGTATCCCTTAAATTTGGTTTCCAAATTCATGTATGCAAGTTGCAAGCGCCTAatatttcacaattttttttcttccaaatttaGTTTGTTTCCTTAGGGTTTCATAAGATTTCTATCATTTCATGTTTCCAATCGACTATGAACGCATCCAAGAGATTTTTAGATTGGATTTAACCAATTCTTGAATTGCCTAGTGCCTTCAATGATTTCCCTTGGTTTTCTTTAGTTTATTCTATAAGTTTTCAACTTCAATATCTTGTTCATCTATTGTTGGAAATTGCCGTTAAAAGTATCAATATGTTCTCTTCCATGCCGTTTTTGTGtgttataaaattatttcatcCAATTCTTAATCGCTTGCTCTGAATTTTGGCTCAAAGTGGCTTATCTAAGTTATTCTTCATGTCCCAGGCAACTTCTTTTCACAATCTCTTGAgatcaattattttctattcaACACGTGATTGTTAATCTAGTTGTATCATTGCGTTCTCAAGTATGCCTATTTTGACACCTATCTTTTAATTCATTGCAATCCAATCTCATTTGGATTTTGGTGATTGTTAATCTAGTTGTATCATTGTGTTCTCAAGTATGCCTATTTTGACACCTATCTTTTAATTCATTGCAATCCAATCTCATTTGGATTTTGGTTGGGTTCAAAGTAGGTTGTCCAATCAACTTATCACACATTTCAATCGACTTCAAACTtgaatgattttttaatttgcatgTCAATTTCCGGTGAACTTGAATCCCACAAGTTCATTATAACCTCGTCTATGATGACCAGTATTGAGCTTGAcccaatttgatttgatttgactTATTTTTGTGCTCAAAATCGATACCCTAAGTTATCAAAATTAGcctattttacaattttaaataaattacacttaggcccaattctttgtgaattcatattttttattcttctatATCCCTCCCAGGTCTGATAATTCATCCAATTATCACTAAGGCTCCTCTTGGGGTCTCATTCTAATTAATTCAAAGATTAAGGCTCCTCTTGGGGTCTCTTCTTCttaataaaggaaaaagaagttgggatgaaaataaagaaaagaatgtATACTAGTTCTTGATTCTGGGGTATGGGCTAATATGCTGGTACTGCGTGCCAAAACTTCATTACCAATGATAGGTGCTGGTAAAAAAGCATGAGGAGTGCCAGTAATGCAGTTTAGCCGCCCTTCCTAGTTGGGACGACTTCAAGTTTAATCTGTACAGTGATTTGTAAGTTTCACCTGGATCACTTCATTACCAATGATAAAAGAAAGAGTGGCTTTCTCGATTACAGGTGATTTAGCTTTTAAGGATTCTATGTCTAACTGAAGCCAGCAAACAATTTCTTTCTTGATTGTTGTTTAAATGTAGGATCATCTCATCAGTCATTGACTTCATCATGAGCAACTAAACAGAGGGCTGTCCCAACTCTTGATCGAGCGCCTTCTCAAGCCATGTTTCTGCATCTCGCATCATCCCAGGGCTGAGCCTAACCATTAGGATACAGAATTCTCTCTCATTGAGCTCTCCGTCTCCATCAAGATCTCCTTCTCTGATCATCGCATCCAAATCGTCTTCGCTCATCCCCTCCATCCCCAAGAGTGCCGAATTCTTCCTTAGACTTTCTGATGTTATCAACCTGGTGGCTGGGTCTGCAAGCAGCTGAAATCCCCCACACAGTTCTGAGACGAACGTGTCGGCATCTAGCTTCTCTGCCATCACTGGCAACAGATCTTCGTACTCGCTTCTATTGCTTTTGGTGTCCATTTCTGCGAGAAGCCCTCTGAACCCAAATGCAAGATGAGTTTGTAATACCAAGAAGGTGTTATTATGGAGTACATATATAGTGAGGGTATGATACGGCACCACTTCTTCTATTATTCTGGAGTATGTGGCTCTGATTCAAGGATGTATGTGTTGCTCCAACGtggcatttttattttatttacttggaACAGTTTCCAGGAAGGTTCCTTTAGAGATATGGGGGAGAAGTAGCTTAATTTATCCGAAATTCAactttccttgaagcttcctttCTGCATGAATTTGTCCACTCTCACGCGTTGTGTCTAAGGCAGTGTTGCACTCTACTAATCCGtttgttgcttcttctttttttttcttctttttctttttctttctttgaatttaaaaaaagaatattcCCAATCTGAAGCTTTTCTGTCATCAAAGACTAATTTGAAGACTCACTCCCAACGCAACTCTTTCTCATTCATTTCTCTGAAAACATTCGAAAGGGGTGAAACTAGAAAGACTAAATAAGCATGCTACGGTTGATCCCTAGCCccgaagacgaaggctcttgCCTCTTCTCAATCTTTCTCTTTCACCTTTACTTTTTGTCACTTTCGTCTCAAATCACTGTATGGCTCTCATCCCGAGGGGCGGGATTAAAAGCGATGATGAATGGCTTGGATGAACGCACATAAAGCGTGGATGAAAGGCTGGGATTCAATCGTGTAAGCATGATTAATTATTTCAATAGAAATGGCAGACGAGCAGGGGAGATGATCGGGCAAAGAAAAGCAAGATCTGGCGCCAACCGAAGGCAGCTGATGGTTGTCACGTGCAGCCATCCAGTAGCTGCCAAGTGACAGCATGCGGTTGTTGCACGTGGCCATCCAACCAGCTTAAAGGCAACGACGCCGTTTGGAGCTTCACAGCCAACATGATCCTATGGCCAAGGTTTTATAGATCAATTGTGCGTGCTATATTGAACTCCTTGAACATGACATCAAACCTGTTGAATTAACAAAAATCCTTGCGTGATCTAAtaaatctctttatttcttaATCAGCTACAGTTAATGCGAAATTAATTGTGTTTCATTATATGGTTTAAACACATAATATGatcaaaaaaataacatcaaaaaattaacataagcaaacaagaaaaattaatgtaaaagaaaggaaaatatataaatataagtatgtatgtatatatagatcGCAAAAACAATCACAGCTGCCACTGCCATTGGCTGCTGGCGACCACCATGGTCGAAGATTCTCACGATCAgaacctaccattagaaacaccaAGTCAAGAGGGTTAACATATAAAAAAGTGGGCAAGATTCAACAGTTGAATTTTTATAGatctgaattttaattttagcccAAAATTGAAAAACGCACTGCCAGCCGCCACCGTGGC
This window of the Diospyros lotus cultivar Yz01 chromosome 5, ASM1463336v1, whole genome shotgun sequence genome carries:
- the LOC127802443 gene encoding calcium-binding protein KIC-like, with product MDTKSNRSEYEDLLPVMAEKLDADTFVSELCGGFQLLADPATRLITSESLRKNSALLGMEGMSEDDLDAMIREGDLDGDGELNEREFCILMVRLSPGMMRDAETWLEKALDQELGQPSV